A single window of Haliotis asinina isolate JCU_RB_2024 chromosome 5, JCU_Hal_asi_v2, whole genome shotgun sequence DNA harbors:
- the LOC137285069 gene encoding neurofilament heavy polypeptide-like, translated as MRRRKGNRGRPRKVKKGRFPKLRETTPFDSKLCENNSNDQTTSLKSDDAVTGVIGLDKTGPFSYRVGSVNIELEGSEEDIKPVIQENDIMLEVECGSNTASMFLSRLCQGSKGSCIEFDGAWLTPNEFQFVSGRETAKDWKRSIRHFGRSLKLLITKGILTVHPAACRCDSCRLLSSTTNEPKLVKDKRERDLRERASKGGSGSASGSDKEEGGSRASEDDASEEADEESQESGENGDEDSGSEDEEEEGKVEENNNDAGEKESSSSDGSSSSSGSSSSGSESESDDDEKKDEEEEKEENKQEAVAEEPMESIPESIETPVDVTKTVDEDDDMPEQMEVPQVTQEDEGGSESVVEEEEEMTNEVDNDVESKDVDSIPASEEKNDVETERETPMDEEEEENEDEEEVESKVEEMERCETEDTPMEENSSVKEEEALEPTEPSKHGESEAVETSSVCANETEDSKSLGESRASSPAEVKPEDVPTDSAPVVELDKTKQLPEDETSRGSVSSAPSIDSSLKNSDREHTPIPRKLSTPTLPEVSVKKNAERSNSGGGKSRLSNIIDLLRTSKEKETQKQTTPDRPEEKRQETRQPEVKDVKTPFPHPQRREEAKTRKPEREEPSVQKPSREDARMSEKAREAMRLPMGRLPFGFPPPEILERASREAHEQLSKSHRQFEKNLESLITQNMNPFIPELSIFSLPEHRAQLEYNYIKNMERLDQMAKERMASMAEMRHQQLLREHNSFVAKLAEHQKPKPVRPESSEHRNNRESVKKPMAPSKRSVPDGNSSSLPKVPHAHRAMPEVRKDKPDHRTLQTPPAAHHHHPSSRPPSTGNKPPSALPLPASTGRAAHPTGPSATQSRSSPMVAPIAPPLQMWSSCFPYVIPPPTIEMQRLTQFFPNLNGGMFSAETGEKRQTESPILDLSTKKRKIDDNGYEHRSKQAKLSSSSRSVHPPHANGLPRDRHSHKDFSAKDRPMWANFERSGAVACTCALQHLNDIRHWSVEDVCCFLKGLEGCSVYVDTFRRNGIDGNTLLLLTSDTLVKSLGMKVGAATFLTDAVRRRSRELQKLVPCEYCRFKNQKG; from the exons ATGAGGCGACGGAAGGGTAATCGCGGGCGACCCAGGAAAGTTAAGAAAGGACGCTTTCCTAAACTGAGGGAGACTACACCGTTTGATTCAAAACTTTGTGAAAACAACTCTAACGACCAGACgacaagtttgaaaagtgaCGACGCCGTGACTGGAGTTATTGGGTTGGATAAGACCGGTCCTTTCAGCTACCGTGTCGGCAGTGTGAATATCGAACTGGAGGGATCCGAGGAGGATATCAAACCAGTCATCCAGGAGAATGACATTATGTTGGAGGTCGAGTGTGGATCAAATACCGCAAGTATGTTTTTGTCAAGACTTTGCCAAGGGAGCAAGGGGTCGTGTATTGAGTTCGATGGAGCCTGGTTAACTCCCAACGAGTTTCAGTTCGTCAGTGGACGGGAGACGGCTAAAGATTGGAAAAGATCTATCCGACATTTTGGACGAAGCTTAAAACTCCTAATTACTAAAGGAATATTGACTGTCCATCCCGCTGCTTGTCGATGCGACAGCTGTCGTCTGCTTTCCTCAACG ACTAACGAGCCGAAACTTGTGAAAGACAAACGTGAACGGGACTTGAGGGAAAGGGCAAGTAAAGGCGGTAGCGGGTCAGCGTCAGGGTCGGACAAGGAGGAAGGAGGGAGTCGAGCAAGCGAAGACGATGCGAGCGAAGAAGCTGACGAGGAAAGTCAGGAGTCTGGTGAGAATGGGGATGAAGACAGTGGGTCAGAGGACGAGGAAGAAGAAGGGAAGGTAGAGGAGAACAACAACGATGCTGGTGAGAAAGAGTCCAGTAGTAGTGACGGTTCATCTTCTTCATCCGGTTCCTCTTCTTCCGGTTCTGAATCTGAGTCTGATGATGACGAGAAGAAGGACGAAGAAGAGGAGAAAGAAGAGAATAAACAAGAAGCTGTGGCGGAAGAACCAATGGAAAGTATTCCCGAAAGTATTGAAACTCCAGTTGACGTTACTAAAACAGTTGATGAAGATGACGATATGCCTGAACAAATGGAGGTTCCTCAGGTAACCCAAGAAGATGAAGGAGGGAGTGAATCTGTagtagaagaggaagaagaaatGACAAATGAGGTGGATAACGATGTTGAATCTAAGGACGTGGATAGTATTCCTGCTTCGGAAGAAAAAAACGACGTCGAAACCGAACGTGAGACGCCCATGgatgaggaggaagaagaaAATGAAGACGAAGAGGAGGTCGAATCCAAGGttgaagagatggaaaggtgtGAAACCGAGGACACACCAATGGAGGAAAATAGTTCTGTGAAGGAAGAAGAGGCTCTCGAACCAACTGAGCCCTCGAAACATGGTGAAAGTGAGGCCGTCGAAACCTCTTCCGTTTGTGCAAACGAGACTGAAGACTCCAAGAGCTTGGGGGAGTCAAGAGCGAGTTCTCCAGCAGAGGTCAAACCAGAAGATGTGCCAACTGACAGTGCGCCTGTGGTAGAGTTGGACAAGACAAAACAACTACCTGAGGACGAAACTAGCCGGGGCAGTGTCAGCAGTGCTCCCAGCATTGACAGCAGTCTTAAAAACTCCGACCGTGAACATACCCCGATCCCTCGCAAGCTTTCCACACCAACCTTACCTGAGGTCTCTGTCAAGAAGAACGCAGAACGATCAAACAG CGGCGGAGGTAAATCTCGTCTGAGCAACATTATTGATCTGCTGAGGACGTCGAAAGAAAAAGAGACCCAAAAACAAACGACACCAGACAGACCCGAAGAAAAACGCCAAGAAACGCGACAGCCAGAAGTGAAGGATGTTAAAACTCCTTTTCCCCATCCACAAAGACGTGAAGAAGCCAAGACTAGGAAACCAGAACGGGAAGAACCGTCGGTTCAGAAACCATCCAGAG AAGACGCTAGAATGAGCGAGAAGGCCCGCGAAGCGATGCGACTTCCCATGGGCCGGCTTCCGTTTGGCTTCCCACCACCGGAGATCTTAGAACGCGCCAGCAGAGAAGCTCACGAACAGCTGTCAAAGAGCCACAGGCAGTTTGAAAAGAACCTTGAATCTCTCATCACCCAAAATATGAATCCATTCATCCCTGAACTAAGTATCTTCTCCTTACCGGAACACCGTGCACAGCTGGAATATAACTACATCAAGAATATGGAACGTCTGGATCAAATGGCGAAAGAACGGATGGCATCAATGGCAGAGATGCGTCACCAACAACTTCTTCGAGAACATAACAGCTTCGTGGCCAAATTGGCGGAACATCAGAAGCCGAAGCCAGTCAGGCCGGAGTCCAGTGAACACAGGAATAATAGGGAGAGTGTTAAGAAACCTATGGCTCCAAGTAAACGTTCTGTGCCGGATGGTAATTCATCATCTTTACCAAAGGTTCCACATGCACATAGAGCGATGCCGGAAGTCAGGAAAGACAAACCAGATCACAGAAC actgcaaaCGCCCCCTGCAGCGCATCACCATCACCCTTCGAGTCGACCACCAAGTACCGGAAATAAACCACCGTCCGCACTACCGCTTCCGGCTTCAACCGGAAGAGCGGCTCACCCAACAGGTCCAAGTGCAACACAGTCCCGGAGTTCCCCAATGGTGGCACCAATAGCCCCTCCGCTTCAGATGTGGTCGTCCTGCTTTCCATATGTAATTCCACCACCGACAATAGAAATGCAAAGACTTACTCAGTTTTTCCCCAATCTAAATGGAGGGATGTTTTCAGCGGAAACGGGCGAGAAACGTCAAACGGAGTCCCCAATACTTGACCTTTCCACAAAAAAGAGAAAAATTGACGATAATGGCTATGAACATCGCAGCAAACAAGCAAAACTGTCTTCCAGCTCGCGATCAGTTCATCCTCCACATGCTAACGGATTACCAAGAGATCGCCATTCTCATAAAGATTTCAGTGCTAAAGACAGACCGATGTGGGCCAACTTTGAAAGGAGTGGCGCTGTAGCTTGCACATGCGCATTGCAGCATTTAAACGACATCCGGCACTGGTCCGTGGAGGATGTATGTTGTTTCCTTAAAGGACTGGAAGGATGCTCTGTATATGTTGAT acattcCGTCGAAATGGAATTGATGGTAATACGTTACTTCTACTGACGTCAGACACATTGGTGAAGTCCCTCGGCATGAAGGTTGGAGCAGCAACGTTCCTTACAGACGCCGTAAGAAGGCGTTCAAGAGAACTTCAGAAGCTTGTGCCATGTGAATACTGCCGGTTTAAGAATCAGAAGGGTTAG